The following are encoded together in the Pectobacterium wasabiae CFBP 3304 genome:
- a CDS encoding NupC/NupG family nucleoside CNT transporter, with product MSHIAQFILALVVVTALSLLICRDRKNIRIRFIIQLLVIEILLAYFFLYSNVGLGVVKGFAAVFDKLLGFAGQGTDFVFGDMVNSEKNLISFFFKVLCPIVFISALIGILQHIKVLPFIIRIIGTVLSKVNGMGKLESFNAVSSLILGQSENFIAYKDILGKMSEKRMYTMAATAMSTVSMSIVGAYMSMLDAKFVVAALILNMFSTFIVLSLINPYKVGEEPELQLGTLHENQSFFEMLGEYILAGFKVAVIVAAMLIGFIALIAAVNAIFSAIFGVSFQEILGYVFYPFAWIMGIPSHEALQVGSIMATKLVSNEFVAMLELQKVAGELSPRSVGILSVFLVSFANFSSIGIIAGAIKGLNEQQGNVVSRFGLKLVYGSTLVSILSASIAGLVL from the coding sequence TTGTCCCATATCGCGCAATTTATTCTGGCGCTGGTTGTTGTTACGGCGCTGTCGCTACTCATCTGCCGCGATCGTAAAAACATTCGTATTCGTTTTATTATTCAGCTACTCGTCATCGAAATTCTGCTCGCTTACTTCTTCCTGTACTCAAACGTTGGGTTAGGTGTGGTCAAAGGGTTCGCAGCAGTCTTCGACAAATTACTCGGATTTGCAGGCCAAGGGACGGACTTCGTATTCGGTGACATGGTGAATAGTGAGAAGAACCTGATTTCCTTCTTCTTCAAAGTACTCTGCCCGATTGTCTTCATTTCCGCGCTGATCGGTATTCTGCAACACATTAAAGTGCTGCCTTTCATTATCCGCATCATTGGTACTGTTCTGTCCAAAGTGAACGGCATGGGCAAACTGGAATCCTTTAACGCGGTCAGTTCACTGATTCTTGGTCAGTCCGAAAACTTTATTGCCTATAAAGATATTCTCGGCAAGATGTCCGAAAAACGCATGTACACCATGGCCGCTACCGCCATGTCCACCGTTTCGATGTCCATCGTCGGTGCGTATATGTCTATGCTGGATGCCAAATTCGTCGTTGCCGCGCTGATTCTGAACATGTTCAGTACCTTCATCGTACTGTCGCTGATTAACCCCTACAAAGTCGGTGAAGAACCGGAGTTGCAGTTGGGTACTCTGCATGAAAATCAGAGCTTCTTTGAAATGCTGGGGGAATATATTCTGGCAGGCTTCAAAGTGGCCGTCATCGTCGCCGCTATGCTGATTGGCTTCATTGCTCTGATTGCGGCGGTTAACGCCATTTTCAGCGCCATTTTCGGTGTCAGCTTCCAGGAAATCCTTGGCTACGTGTTCTACCCGTTCGCCTGGATCATGGGCATTCCGTCGCATGAAGCCCTTCAGGTTGGCAGCATCATGGCGACCAAACTGGTTTCTAACGAATTCGTCGCGATGCTGGAACTGCAAAAAGTGGCAGGCGAACTGTCTCCGCGCAGCGTGGGCATCCTGTCTGTGTTCCTGGTGTCCTTCGCCAACTTCTCCTCTATCGGTATTATTGCCGGTGCGATTAAAGGCCTGAACGAGCAGCAAGGTAACGTGGTTTCCCGTTTCGGCCTGAAATTGGTTTACGGTTCCACGCTGGTGAGCATCCTTTCCGCGTCTATCGCTGGTCTGGTGCTGTAA
- a CDS encoding MdtA/MuxA family multidrug efflux RND transporter periplasmic adaptor subunit, whose amino-acid sequence MNAKRIRGLLVLAAVIAIAVLIWRHFTQTSPVASGTSEQHAARTSHSGSNSGGGRRAAMRTLAPVQAALTQSASVPYYLSGLGTVLAANTVTLRSRVNGQLMALHFQEGQQVKAGALLAEIDPRPFQVELTKAQGQLAKDRAVLANAQQDLARYQQLVKTNLISRQELDAQTAAVRQAEGTLKADDGAVASAQLQLDYSKITAPISGRIGLKQVDVGNYITSGDTNGIVVITQTYPIDVVFTVPEAEISTIISAQKSGQPPVVEAWDRANQKILSQGSLLSMDNQIDTTTGTIKLKARFDNLDDALFPNQFVNIRMKVDTLKDAVVAPSAAVQMGNEGRFVWILNDKNEVSKRQVTTSIQYGQLVVVTAGLDADVQVVTDGIDRLTEGSKVEVVPSTLTEKTPAIAGEKS is encoded by the coding sequence ATGAATGCTAAACGTATCCGAGGCCTGCTGGTACTTGCCGCCGTTATCGCTATTGCTGTACTGATCTGGCGCCATTTTACCCAGACATCGCCTGTCGCCTCCGGCACGAGTGAACAGCATGCCGCCCGCACGTCACATTCGGGCAGCAACAGTGGTGGTGGACGTCGCGCCGCCATGCGCACATTGGCTCCGGTGCAGGCTGCGCTGACGCAATCTGCCTCCGTACCTTATTACCTGTCCGGTTTAGGCACCGTGCTGGCAGCCAATACCGTGACGCTACGCAGTCGGGTGAACGGGCAACTGATGGCACTGCACTTTCAGGAAGGGCAGCAGGTTAAGGCTGGTGCCCTGCTGGCAGAAATCGATCCTCGTCCTTTTCAGGTTGAACTGACAAAGGCACAGGGGCAGTTGGCAAAAGATCGGGCCGTGCTGGCTAACGCTCAGCAGGATTTAGCGCGCTATCAGCAACTGGTGAAAACCAACCTGATCTCCCGTCAGGAACTGGATGCGCAAACCGCCGCCGTGCGTCAGGCGGAAGGCACGTTAAAAGCCGATGACGGTGCCGTAGCCAGCGCACAGCTCCAGTTGGATTACAGCAAGATCACCGCGCCGATCAGCGGGCGGATCGGTTTAAAACAGGTCGATGTGGGGAATTACATCACCAGCGGCGACACCAATGGTATTGTCGTGATTACGCAGACGTACCCTATTGATGTCGTCTTTACCGTACCGGAAGCGGAAATCTCCACCATTATTAGCGCACAGAAATCAGGTCAGCCACCCGTGGTGGAAGCCTGGGATCGCGCCAATCAGAAGATACTCTCGCAGGGTAGCCTGCTCAGTATGGATAACCAGATAGACACCACCACAGGGACGATCAAGCTCAAAGCGCGTTTTGACAATCTGGATGATGCCCTGTTCCCGAATCAGTTTGTGAACATCCGCATGAAGGTCGATACGCTGAAAGACGCCGTCGTAGCGCCTTCCGCCGCCGTGCAAATGGGCAATGAAGGCCGCTTCGTCTGGATTCTGAACGATAAGAACGAGGTCAGTAAGCGTCAGGTTACAACCAGTATTCAGTACGGCCAACTGGTCGTGGTGACCGCCGGACTGGATGCCGACGTTCAGGTTGTCACTGACGGCATCGATCGTCTGACCGAAGGGAGCAAAGTGGAAGTGGTTCCCTCTACGCTGACGGAGAAAACACCCGCAATCGCTGGGGAGAAATCCTGA